A window of Chitinophaga sp. MM2321 contains these coding sequences:
- a CDS encoding ATP-binding cassette domain-containing protein, with protein sequence MKNELEVCGIIKDFGGHQLLTDCYLKCETGDIIGILGRNGTGKSTLLKIIFGILPAYNKSISINKKIYQQPYRHKNLIAYLPQHPFLPKNISIENIVRIFIDNKKSRNKIIENERIEKHIHKRVTALSGGELRYLEMLLLVNLEADFILLDEPFSHIEPLYREIIIELLKEYQPTKGFIITDHDYESIIKASDSLMLLTNGVCKKVTSLSELEHWGYLPAGTISV encoded by the coding sequence ATGAAAAACGAATTGGAAGTTTGCGGGATCATTAAAGATTTTGGCGGTCATCAGCTATTAACGGATTGTTACCTGAAATGTGAAACAGGGGATATTATTGGAATCCTGGGGAGAAACGGGACAGGTAAATCGACATTGTTAAAGATAATTTTCGGAATACTTCCTGCATATAATAAAAGTATCAGTATCAATAAAAAGATATATCAACAGCCATACCGGCATAAAAATTTAATAGCGTATTTGCCGCAGCATCCTTTTCTTCCAAAGAACATTTCTATAGAAAATATTGTCAGGATATTTATTGATAATAAAAAGAGTAGAAATAAAATCATTGAAAATGAGCGGATTGAAAAACATATTCATAAACGGGTAACAGCATTATCAGGAGGCGAATTACGGTATCTGGAGATGCTATTACTCGTTAATCTGGAGGCAGATTTTATTCTTTTGGATGAACCCTTTTCGCACATTGAGCCGCTATACAGAGAAATTATCATAGAACTGCTTAAAGAATACCAACCAACAAAAGGGTTTATTATTACTGACCACGACTATGAAAGTATCATTAAAGCCAGTGATAGCCTTATGCTATTGACCAATGGCGTCTGTAAAAAAGTGACTTCTTTAAGCGAATTGGAGCATTGGGGTTATCTACCGGCAGGAACAATCTCCGTATAA
- a CDS encoding universal stress protein: MKSMLILTDFSDAAFRAAEYGCQLADSLGIKRIVLYHAYQTMVTGTDLPVTTSKNNHDIYLENMEALGLLHDQLKSMSGHAVAIDLLADNTPLHSIINQRCREEEIDIIVMGVSGKSDLEKLLIGSTTTQILETSEVPVLVVPKGTFIGKGIKTIVFTTDLKDPATVPVEQLYKFLDAFPADLCVVNVAPAGEEKYLSETKEAIASLHNLLEKYQPTFHYINEDDTVKGILAFSEQQHASLIMAVPKRHSTFASLFRRSISKKLAYDSSIPLLSLPATK, from the coding sequence ATGAAATCGATGCTCATATTAACGGATTTTTCGGATGCCGCTTTCCGCGCTGCTGAATATGGTTGTCAGCTGGCTGATTCTTTGGGAATAAAGCGGATCGTTTTATATCATGCCTATCAGACTATGGTTACAGGAACGGATTTGCCCGTAACTACGTCAAAAAACAACCACGATATTTACCTGGAAAATATGGAGGCCCTGGGGCTGCTTCACGATCAGCTTAAATCTATGTCAGGACATGCGGTTGCAATTGATCTGCTTGCAGATAACACACCTTTACATAGCATTATCAATCAACGATGTAGGGAAGAAGAAATTGACATCATTGTGATGGGGGTATCCGGTAAGTCCGACCTTGAGAAATTGTTAATTGGCAGTACAACTACCCAGATACTGGAAACCAGCGAAGTGCCGGTATTGGTAGTGCCTAAAGGAACCTTCATCGGGAAAGGAATAAAAACCATCGTTTTTACGACGGACCTGAAAGATCCCGCTACGGTGCCTGTTGAACAGCTGTATAAATTCCTGGATGCGTTCCCGGCAGACTTGTGCGTGGTAAATGTGGCGCCCGCCGGAGAAGAAAAATATTTATCTGAAACAAAAGAAGCGATAGCCAGCTTACATAATCTCCTGGAAAAATATCAACCAACCTTTCATTATATCAATGAAGATGATACGGTGAAGGGCATCCTTGCTTTCTCCGAACAACAGCATGCCTCTCTGATTATGGCTGTTCCCAAGAGGCATAGCACTTTCGCCTCCTTGTTTCGTAGAAGTATTTCTAAAAAGTTGGCATATGATTCCAGTATCCCGTTATTATCCCTGCCCGCTACGAAGTAG